A genomic segment from Lemur catta isolate mLemCat1 chromosome 9, mLemCat1.pri, whole genome shotgun sequence encodes:
- the NRBP2 gene encoding nuclear receptor-binding protein 2, with translation MAAPEPAPRRGREREREDESEDESDILEESPCGRWQKRREQVNQGNMPGVQSTFLAMDTEEGVEVVWNELHFGDRKAFATHEEKIQTMFEQLALVDHPNIVKLHKYWLDASEARARVIFITEYVSSGSLKQFLKKTKKNHKAMNARAWKRWCTQILSALSFLHACSPPIIHGNLTSDTIFIQHNGLVKIGSVWHRIFSNALPDDLRSPIRAEQEELRNLHFFPPEYGEVADGTAVDIFSFGMCALEMAVLEIQSNGDTRVTEEAIARARHSLSDPNMQEFILSCLARDPACRPSAHSLLFHRVLFEVHSLKLLAAHCFIQHQYLMPENVVEEKTKAMDLHAVLAELPRPRRPPLQWRYSEVSFLELDKFLEDVRNGIYPLMNFAAARPLGLPRVLAPPPEEAQKAKTPTPEPFDSETRKVVQMQCNLERTEDKSRWHLTLLLVLEDRLHRQLTYDLLPTDSAQDLAAELVHYGFVHEDDRTKLAAFLESTFLKYRGAQP, from the exons ATGGCGGCCCCAGAGCCGGCGCCGAGGCGGGGCCGGGAGCGGGAACGGGAGGACGAGAGCGAGGACGAGAGTGACATCCTGGAGGAAAGCCCATGTGGCCGCTGGCAGAAGCGGCGGGAGCAG gtGAACCAGGGGAATATGCCGGGGGTCCAGAGCACCTTCCTGGCCATGGACACGGAGGAGGGGGTAGAAGTGGTGTGGAATGAACTCCACTTCGGAGACAGGAAGGCCTTCGCGACCCATGAG gagAAGATCCAGACCATGTTTGAGCAACTGGCTCTGGTGGACCACCCTAACATCGTCAAGTTGCACAAGTACTGGTTGGATGCCTCTGAGGCCCGTGCAAGG gTCATCTTCATCACGGAGTATGTGTCATCCGGCAGCCTcaagcagtttctcaaaaagacCAAGAAGAACCACAAGGCCATGAACGCCCGG GCTTGGAAGCGCTGGTGCACGCAGATCCTGTCCGCGCTCAG CTTTCTGCATGCCTGCAGCCCGCCCATCATCCATGGGAACCTGACCAGTGACACCATCTTCATTCAGCACAACGGCCTCGTCAAGATCGGCTCCG TGTGGCACCGCATCTTCTCCAATG CGCTTCCGGACGATCTTCGAAGCCCCATCCGCGCTGAGCAAGAGGAACTGCGGAACCTGCACTTCTTCCCACCAGAGTATGGCG AGGTTGCTGATGGGACCGCGGTGGACATCTTCTCCTTTGGCATGTGTGCACTGGAG ATGGCTGTGCTAGAGATCCAGTCCAACGGGGACACCCGCGTCACTGAGGAGGCCATTGCTCGTGCCAGGCACTCACTGAGTGACCCCAACATGCAG GAGTTCATCCTCTCCTGCCTGGCCCGGGACCCTGCCTGCCGgccctctgcccacagcctccTCTTCCACCGCGTGCTCTTTGAGGTGCACTCGCTAAAGCTCCTGGCAGCTCACTGCTTCATCCAGCACCAGT ACCTCATGCCTGAGAACGTGGTGGAGGAGAAGACCAAGGCCATGGACCTGCATGCAGTCTTGGCAGAGCTTCCCCGGCCCCGCCGGCCCCCACTGCAGTGGCG GTACTCGGAGGTCTCCTTCTTGGAGCTGGACAAATTCTTGGAGGATGTCAG GAACGGTATCTACCCACTGATGAACTTTGCGGCTGCTCGACCCCTGGGGCTGCCCCGAGTGCTGGCCCCACCCCCCGAGGAGGCCCAGAAGGCCAAGACCCCGACACCAGAACCCTTTGACTCTGAGACCAGAAAG GTGGTCCAGATGCAGTGCAACCTGGAGAGAACCGAGGACAAGTCTCGCTGGCAT CTCACTCTGCTTCTGGTGCTGGAGGACCGGCTGCACCGGCAGCTGACCTACGACCTGCTTCCAA CCGACAGCGCCCAGGACCTCGCCGCGGAGCTCGTGCACTACGGCTTCGTCCACGAG GACGACCGGACGAAGCTGGCGGCCTTCCTGGAGAGCACCTTCCTCAAGTACCGCGGGGCCCAGCCCTGA